Sequence from the Cucumis sativus cultivar 9930 chromosome 1, Cucumber_9930_V3, whole genome shotgun sequence genome:
ACTTTAATGCTATGTACTGCAAAAGCAAGAGGTGGGCAAAGATTTTAACCTTTTTCATGACTCTGACTTGTTAAGATGGCTGCATTAACTTCACTTGCTGTCTTCAAGCGCTGAGAGATGTCCAGAAGGTCTCGCACGGGACAGTTGGAAACATCTTCAAAAGCAAGTAAAGCAACAGTTCTCTCCAATTCCTCCAAGAAGCTTTGCTGATAGTAGAACAAGGGTTAACTTGGAGAGCAGGTGAAAGGGGGAAGGGGGAATCCATAGTTTAAAGTATGCATATGGCATTTCAATGTCGACGAGTGGAACTACTTAGAACCATAATCAATTTCATTGATCTACCATAAAGCCACAATATGACGATAGACAGGTGGAAAGAGAAAGCCACGTACATTTTCTTCACCCCTCGGTGCAAGCTCCTCCTGAGCAAATTCGAGAGCTTCTTCTACTTTTCCATTACGAATTAGTTCTATCAATCTTTGCTGTTGGAGATGGAAAAACAATTGGGGATTTGTATCCAATATCTGCAAGAGAGAGTTTGTTTTAAATGCTTAGGCAATATAACAAGGACTGGAGAAAGAACATCAAACATACGAAGTCAAACTATTATCCAGGTACTATATGACTTAATCAGAAAGGTGGCATTATTGTAATGAATGGCATTTATTCAGTTGCGTCATGTGTgctacattttttcttcaaatatatgtgtatatatatatgtatgtatataattcTTCAATAAGATGATTGAGAATCCAACTTCCCATTCTATAATATCAATAAGAGTCAATAGACCACTTAAGCTCAAACCACAAGTGGAGTGGAATCCCATCCACAGCAAGAAAAGGGAAACGAATAGGCTCATTGATAATGCCCAAATAGATGAATCAAATATGTGCACTCATCAAGCAATATACTATGCGTAGATGCTAAAGGAAATGGCTATCCGTCTAAGATTTCAAGTACACACCAGATTTTAGTTCAACAACTATGAAAATTCCAAAGGCACGTAAGGTAATAATTATGTGAAGAACTTTGATCGGTAGCTGGTCTATCACATGTCATCAGCTAAAAATTCCAAGTGCATAGTCTTGTTACAATTCAAAAAGAATTTCATCATGGAGAGCCAACAGCAGTTAAACGaacaaacatttgatttcCCATTTTCATGATCACAGCACGTCCACAAAGAGAACATAGTTTCCTACACTATTATTTCTTAAGATCTTGAAGCCCATAGAAATCCAAGTACcaaatgaagttttaaatttaggaaTCAAACCTCAGGATTCAAATCATTCACTTTCTCAATTGCATCCTCAACATTGCCGCATTGTACTGCCTTCTTAACGGCCATTCTATCTGTTATGGTTGCAAGATCTATTTCTGCTATATATCCATAAGGGAAAGCAAATAATGGGGAAAAATACAGAACGCCACATAATTAGCATTCcacatatattatacaaaaatagagagagaacCTTAAGAACTAAATTAACTAATGGATACGCTCAGCCCCAGACTCCATCCGGAATTTCTCGGCTGCATCAACATAACCTTCAGTGACGAGGAAATTCATTACCAATTTATTCATGTCTTCTTTCCTAATCTTTACGTCGTTAAGCTTCTTCTCCCACTCTTCCCTTGTAATGACTTTCTTTGACGTGGCCTGAGCAAGTAACACAAAGCCATTATAGGAAACTACAACCTACCTTGGATATCATCAGTGGTGAACTTAAATTTCACTTTCTTAAAAGAACACTAAACTAGAATGAGCAAGATTATGCAATCATTAATGTGAATTTGAAGTCATATACCATCGCTTCGTTCTCTGCAAATTGACGAATCACAATCCAGAACAATGACATCAGTACACCGCCCTCAAACCCATCGGTTATACACAAGCAAATCCGCAAACTCACCTAGAAGAAATctgagattaaaaaagaaaagaaaagtgtgaTCATAAATCGATAACATCACAAACAGtagataaaagagaaaatctaTAAGTTACTCTCAAATACTACATCTGAAGCTCCCAATTTcggaaaaacaacaaaagtagAAAGACAGAGGACAAATCTGATTAAGGAATTAGAGGCTAATTCTACTTAATTTAGAGagacaaaggaaaaagaacaGTGGAAAACTTACAACAAATCGGacaaactcatttttttttccagaaGAGTCACCAAGAAATTGTACCTTCGGAGGATAACGTATCCTATGAATCAAGATTCTTTGCTGCTCGGAGTGGATTGCCAATTCTTTGAATCGAAGTAATAAATGGCGTTCCGGCGATCCCTCAGCTTTGACAGTCGGGAGTTGAAATGAAACTCTTTGAGTTAATGGATCCGGGTTTTGGGCTTTACAGGTCCTATTTGGGCCCATTCACATAATCAGGCCCAATTTATTCTGCTAATACATTTGGTCGGTAAAAATGCTCTCAATTTCAATccctataaaataaaaagatttatatttttaggtaAAATCACATTAATGGCCCTAGATCTTCCATATAATGTTTACTTGGTTCttacttttcaaaacattttgagtttagttttcttttgatcTTTAGGGGAAgatgtttttcataaaatcgATTAAAGCATAAGATTTGATCGGTGTAATGTCATT
This genomic interval carries:
- the LOC101206065 gene encoding protein GID8 homolog, translating into MSLFWIVIRQFAENEAMATSKKVITREEWEKKLNDVKIRKEDMNKLVMNFLVTEGYVDAAEKFRMESGAEPEIDLATITDRMAVKKAVQCGNVEDAIEKVNDLNPEILDTNPQLFFHLQQQRLIELIRNGKVEEALEFAQEELAPRGEENQSFLEELERTVALLAFEDVSNCPVRDLLDISQRLKTASEVNAAILTSQSHEKDPKLPSLLKMLMWAQDQLDEKAAYPRINDLSTAMLEDPPV